One window of the Tissierella sp. genome contains the following:
- a CDS encoding antirestriction protein ArdA, whose amino-acid sequence MLIRLRGIDRKEEESIMFNFPYDESEISNVYNQLELETSTAPNCYIEEVVYDSDMNEILKGKQCNIDEVNFLFKRMDSFDTKERKVFFASAFAENPETIAELINLSFNTHCYSLVSDFNNLETVGKDLYISEKQAVATRELDELDGGSFAMEVIKNNPNSRITPYGVLYKNSNVPEQIYNGKQFPTYHWKETVATIQLTAKGANEFIYLPCSDFEIEKALLRLETPYLHDCEVAIASHNFSDRIINIISADTTPLIKIDTLNKLAKHYKEIGNHDIEYFEKLMNHVKPRTVDETFALADSMYEFELFDGIHSVEAYGRYMICDSGHFEYDSNLEEYIDFKRYGQEKMAHEFGAFSEKGYITYHGYNQKLANLLFERLGMVFPEQEELQTLKLYMPLEITTYDIENEYGYKEYANEPQKISNAEVVEYLDVILKAIEENNLPEEEQRGLMRYYDDHDSVNAKVSKYVFSVELIEGELMGVAVLTLNDELTPKELEKIKDNITGQASDGWCEGFEQREISTDMGDIYVSFWNSDNWFIKTVEEMGIEENQKMGGMKFE is encoded by the coding sequence ATGCTAATTAGATTAAGAGGGATTGACAGGAAAGAAGAAGAATCAATTATGTTTAATTTTCCTTATGATGAAAGTGAAATATCCAATGTATATAATCAACTGGAGCTTGAAACTTCAACTGCTCCCAACTGTTATATTGAAGAAGTGGTCTATGATTCAGATATGAATGAAATTCTAAAAGGTAAACAGTGTAACATAGATGAAGTAAATTTCTTATTTAAGAGGATGGATAGTTTCGATACAAAGGAAAGAAAAGTGTTTTTTGCTTCTGCCTTTGCAGAAAATCCTGAAACAATAGCAGAATTAATCAATCTAAGCTTTAATACTCATTGCTATAGTCTTGTAAGTGACTTTAATAATCTAGAAACTGTAGGAAAGGATTTATATATATCAGAAAAGCAAGCAGTAGCAACTAGAGAATTAGATGAACTTGACGGTGGATCCTTTGCAATGGAGGTAATAAAAAATAATCCTAATTCTAGAATTACTCCTTATGGAGTCTTATATAAAAATTCAAATGTACCAGAGCAAATATATAATGGCAAGCAGTTTCCCACATACCATTGGAAAGAAACTGTAGCAACAATACAGCTGACCGCAAAAGGTGCAAATGAATTTATATATCTTCCTTGTTCTGATTTTGAAATTGAAAAGGCACTGTTGAGATTAGAAACTCCTTACTTACATGATTGTGAAGTTGCAATTGCTAGCCATAACTTTTCAGATAGAATAATAAATATTATTTCTGCTGATACAACACCATTAATTAAGATTGATACCTTAAATAAATTAGCAAAGCACTATAAGGAAATAGGCAACCATGATATAGAATATTTTGAAAAACTTATGAATCATGTTAAACCTCGAACTGTTGATGAAACCTTTGCACTAGCAGATTCTATGTATGAATTTGAACTATTTGATGGTATCCATAGTGTAGAAGCCTATGGAAGATATATGATTTGTGACTCAGGACATTTTGAATATGATTCAAATCTTGAAGAATATATTGATTTTAAAAGATATGGACAGGAGAAAATGGCACATGAATTTGGAGCGTTTTCAGAGAAAGGATATATTACTTACCATGGATATAATCAAAAGCTTGCCAATTTATTATTTGAAAGGCTTGGAATGGTATTTCCTGAACAAGAAGAATTGCAGACCTTAAAACTGTATATGCCTCTCGAAATAACTACCTATGATATAGAAAATGAATATGGTTATAAAGAATATGCAAATGAACCACAGAAAATTTCAAATGCTGAAGTAGTTGAATATCTAGATGTAATTCTAAAGGCAATAGAAGAAAACAATCTTCCAGAAGAAGAACAAAGAGGTCTGATGAGATATTATGATGACCATGACAGTGTGAATGCAAAAGTATCCAAGTATGTGTTTTCCGTTGAACTTATAGAAGGAGAACTAATGGGAGTAGCTGTTCTTACTTTAAATGATGAATTGACTCCAAAGGAGCTTGAAAAAATCAAAGATAATATAACTGGACAGGCATCAGATGGCTGGTGTGAAGGCTTTGAACAGAGAGAAATTAGTACTGATATGGGAGATATTTATGTTAGCTTTTGGAATAGTGATAACTGGTTTATTAAAACAGTTGAGGAAATGGGTATAGAAGAAAATCAAAAAATGGGAGGTATGAAATTTGAATAA
- a CDS encoding RNA polymerase sigma factor, with protein MDEENRLISRIQRTGNRKAADELIRKYYDEIYTYVYKQISDKHTAMDVTQNIFISMLQSISNFDNKKAGFRTWLYRIGTNKIIDYFRKNSVERRRIADIGEYDIQDQTMFTINIENKELLLRLQDYINSLDVNSQQIFRLKIFAEYTFPQIASVLSLPESTVKSKYYRLLKIIREEFKDEYY; from the coding sequence TTGGATGAGGAAAATAGATTAATAAGCCGTATACAAAGAACAGGTAATAGAAAAGCAGCTGACGAACTTATTAGAAAATACTATGATGAAATCTACACTTATGTATATAAACAGATCTCAGACAAGCACACTGCTATGGATGTGACTCAGAATATTTTTATATCTATGCTTCAATCTATTTCAAATTTTGACAATAAGAAAGCTGGGTTCCGTACTTGGTTGTATCGGATTGGTACAAATAAAATCATTGACTATTTTAGAAAGAATTCTGTTGAAAGGAGAAGAATAGCTGATATAGGAGAATATGATATTCAAGATCAAACGATGTTTACAATAAATATTGAAAATAAAGAATTATTGCTGAGGCTGCAAGATTATATTAATTCACTGGACGTAAATTCACAGCAGATTTTTAGATTAAAGATATTCGCAGAATACACCTTTCCCCAGATTGCTTCTGTCTTATCCTTGCCAGAATCAACGGTAAAATCAAAATATTACAGGTTATTAAAAATTATAAGGGAGGAGTTTAAGGATGAATATTATTAA
- a CDS encoding DUF4314 domain-containing protein, with the protein MNNRNQVERIKKGYPVGTRIELIQAMDDVQGVEKGAKGTVIGVDDIGTIHMKWDNGRGLGLIPGEDNFKVLSRPQEEEMKESDEPSKEQSQGMGGISL; encoded by the coding sequence TTGAATAATAGAAATCAAGTAGAAAGAATTAAGAAAGGCTATCCTGTAGGTACACGAATTGAATTGATTCAGGCAATGGATGATGTGCAAGGTGTTGAAAAAGGTGCAAAGGGAACAGTAATAGGGGTAGATGACATTGGAACCATACACATGAAATGGGATAACGGAAGAGGTCTTGGTCTTATTCCTGGAGAAGATAATTTTAAAGTGTTATCTCGTCCGCAGGAAGAAGAGATGAAAGAGTCGGATGAGCCTTCCAAAGAGCAATCACAAGGCATGGGGGGAATAAGTTTATAA
- a CDS encoding putative heavy metal-binding protein → MITTTTPNIEGRKILEYKGIVFGEVISGVDFIKDFAASLTNFFGGRSGSYEGELIQARENALREMESRAMKMGANAVVGVDIDYEVLGQGGNMIMVTASGTAVIVE, encoded by the coding sequence ATGATAACCACTACAACACCAAATATTGAAGGAAGAAAAATCCTTGAATACAAAGGTATAGTCTTTGGAGAAGTTATTTCTGGTGTAGATTTTATTAAGGACTTTGCTGCAAGCTTGACAAATTTCTTTGGTGGTAGGTCAGGAAGCTATGAAGGCGAACTTATTCAAGCTAGAGAAAATGCCCTTAGGGAAATGGAATCTCGAGCAATGAAAATGGGAGCTAATGCTGTAGTAGGAGTGGACATTGACTATGAAGTATTAGGTCAAGGCGGAAATATGATAATGGTAACAGCTTCAGGTACAGCAGTTATAGTAGAATAA
- a CDS encoding ABC transporter ATP-binding protein, protein MLAVNNVTKKYNDFTALEDISLEFDNGVYGLLAPNGAGKTTLIKMLTTLLFPTKGEILWEGTDIRALDEKYRDIIGYLPQEFGYYKNYSPRQFLDYLAALKGIDRHDSKKKITELMELVALEDVTDKKMRKFSGGMIQRVGIAQALLNDPRILILDEPTAGLDPKERVRFRNMISSLSKDRIVILSTHIVSDIETIANQVIMFKDHKLFCNDSPSHICSTLEGKIYETWEIEKVNVPHILLTQRQEGDNTLVRFATDTEYNGEARRVTPTLEDVFLYVYNDGV, encoded by the coding sequence ATGTTGGCAGTTAATAATGTTACAAAAAAATACAATGACTTCACTGCTCTTGAGGATATAAGTCTTGAATTTGATAATGGAGTATATGGTCTTCTTGCACCAAATGGAGCTGGCAAAACTACTTTGATAAAAATGCTTACCACGCTTCTTTTTCCCACAAAAGGTGAAATACTTTGGGAGGGTACAGATATCAGAGCACTAGATGAGAAATACAGGGATATAATTGGGTACCTTCCACAGGAATTTGGATATTATAAGAACTATTCACCGCGACAGTTTCTTGACTATCTGGCAGCATTAAAGGGCATTGATAGACATGATTCAAAGAAAAAAATAACAGAACTTATGGAGCTAGTTGCATTGGAAGATGTAACGGATAAGAAAATGCGAAAGTTTTCAGGTGGGATGATTCAGCGGGTTGGTATAGCACAAGCACTTTTAAATGACCCAAGGATCCTAATACTGGACGAACCTACAGCAGGTCTTGACCCAAAGGAAAGAGTTCGCTTTAGAAATATGATTTCCAGTCTATCAAAAGACAGAATAGTTATCTTATCAACTCATATAGTTTCTGATATAGAAACAATTGCAAATCAGGTAATCATGTTTAAAGACCACAAGTTGTTTTGCAATGATTCCCCATCCCATATATGCAGCACTTTAGAAGGAAAGATATATGAAACCTGGGAGATTGAAAAGGTAAATGTACCTCATATTCTGTTAACTCAGAGACAGGAGGGGGACAATACCCTTGTAAGATTTGCAACTGATACAGAATATAATGGTGAGGCACGTAGAGTAACTCCTACCTTAGAGGATGTGTTTCTATATGTGTATAATGATGGGGTGTAA
- a CDS encoding S1-like domain-containing RNA-binding protein, whose translation MISLGEVQKLKIKRFTSIGAYLNVDEESDDDILLPKSQIPENSNVGDTVEVMVYNDSKDRIIATTNRSKLQVGEMGHLMVVSQTKIGSFLDWGLEKDLFLPFSETVGSIEKGKSYLVGVYVDKSDRICATMKIKDMLSTESPYKENDKVSGTIYSINRDIGAFVAVDDKYDGLIPKKELLGAYEVGDTIEVRVAKVKEDGKLDLSLRDRSYVQMDEDSKVILSKLKEQSGFLPLNDNSPPEEIKKQLKMSKSGFKRAVGRLYKEGIIEIKDNGIKLNN comes from the coding sequence ATGATTAGTCTTGGAGAAGTTCAGAAATTAAAAATTAAAAGATTTACATCTATAGGTGCTTATTTAAATGTTGATGAAGAGTCAGATGACGATATATTACTACCAAAATCTCAAATACCAGAAAACTCTAATGTAGGAGATACAGTAGAAGTAATGGTCTATAATGATTCTAAGGATAGAATAATAGCTACTACAAATAGGTCAAAGCTACAGGTTGGTGAGATGGGACATTTAATGGTAGTCAGTCAAACGAAAATAGGCTCATTCTTAGATTGGGGATTGGAGAAAGATTTATTCTTGCCTTTCAGTGAAACCGTTGGATCAATTGAAAAGGGCAAATCATATCTAGTTGGTGTTTATGTAGATAAATCTGATAGAATCTGTGCTACTATGAAGATAAAAGATATGCTTAGCACAGAATCACCATATAAGGAAAATGACAAAGTAAGTGGGACTATTTATAGTATCAACAGAGATATTGGTGCATTTGTAGCAGTAGATGATAAATATGATGGATTAATTCCTAAAAAAGAGTTACTTGGAGCATATGAAGTTGGCGATACTATAGAAGTAAGGGTAGCTAAAGTAAAAGAAGATGGTAAATTAGATTTGAGCTTAAGGGATAGAAGTTATGTCCAAATGGATGAAGATTCAAAAGTGATATTATCCAAATTGAAGGAGCAATCAGGATTTTTACCACTTAACGACAATAGCCCACCTGAAGAAATAAAAAAACAATTAAAGATGAGCAAATCAGGATTTAAAAGAGCGGTAGGTAGACTATATAAAGAAGGCATAATAGAAATTAAAGATAATGGGATTAAATTAAATAATTAA
- a CDS encoding YodL domain-containing protein, with translation MTGIELKYGCIFYYGNPSGYVEDGTAIVDSMFQNEEFSQWLGNRKLTAKWTEGVFERLSKEGVLLINNERPVPLKDCRIWQLRADISPECKFIGYEELKENFGEPDKNNYELVYEGEIETNDLESIYSKFNLNHPHGFTGHSLSMSDVVELYDDNGSEFYYVDRFGFKEIDFEGKGQIQDINMSI, from the coding sequence ATGACAGGAATTGAGCTAAAGTATGGCTGTATATTTTATTATGGAAATCCGTCTGGATATGTGGAAGACGGTACTGCAATAGTAGATTCTATGTTTCAAAATGAAGAATTCAGTCAGTGGCTTGGTAACCGTAAGCTTACAGCAAAATGGACAGAGGGTGTATTTGAAAGACTTTCAAAAGAAGGTGTACTCCTTATTAATAATGAAAGACCAGTACCTCTTAAAGACTGTCGTATCTGGCAGCTAAGAGCTGATATAAGTCCTGAATGTAAGTTTATAGGATATGAGGAACTTAAAGAAAACTTTGGAGAGCCAGATAAAAATAACTATGAGCTTGTATATGAAGGAGAAATAGAAACAAATGATTTAGAATCTATCTATTCAAAGTTTAATCTAAATCATCCTCATGGGTTTACTGGTCACTCACTGTCAATGTCTGATGTAGTTGAGCTATATGATGACAATGGCAGTGAGTTTTATTATGTAGATCGTTTTGGATTTAAAGAAATTGATTTTGAAGGAAAGGGTCAGATACAAGATATTAATATGAGTATTTAA
- a CDS encoding DNA adenine methylase: MSWIGGKKSLRELIVSLFPLYYERYIEVFGGGGWVLFHKPPGNDFEVYNDFNGLLTNLYRCVREKPNELIDALYFVLNSREDFNIVKEALARDSPTSDVIRASYFYQLIRYSYASGLTSFGSQPHDMWTNFPLIEQAHRRLSKVVVENKDFEKLIRQYDRPVSFFYADPPYFETEKYYKNVGEDGFKKEDHIRLRDTLMGIEGKFLLSYNDCSFIRELYDAPNIQIESYTRINNIKQRYDNGAQFPEILVANYDMHEREINSPSQINLFEMKNGIGNKEEFYNEND, translated from the coding sequence ATGAGTTGGATAGGTGGCAAGAAATCTTTAAGAGAATTAATTGTATCTCTCTTTCCCTTATATTATGAACGATATATAGAAGTGTTTGGAGGCGGAGGCTGGGTATTATTTCATAAGCCACCGGGCAATGATTTTGAAGTATATAACGATTTTAATGGATTGCTAACCAATCTTTATCGCTGTGTAAGAGAGAAACCAAACGAATTAATAGATGCACTATATTTTGTGTTAAACTCCCGTGAGGATTTCAACATAGTAAAGGAGGCACTTGCAAGAGACAGCCCTACAAGTGATGTAATAAGAGCCTCATATTTTTATCAATTGATTCGCTATAGCTATGCATCAGGCCTTACTAGCTTCGGCAGTCAGCCTCATGATATGTGGACTAACTTTCCTTTAATTGAACAGGCACATAGAAGACTTAGTAAAGTAGTGGTTGAAAATAAAGATTTTGAAAAGCTGATAAGGCAGTATGACCGCCCTGTCAGCTTTTTCTATGCAGATCCACCGTATTTTGAAACAGAAAAGTATTATAAAAATGTTGGTGAAGATGGATTTAAGAAAGAAGATCATATAAGACTTCGAGATACCCTGATGGGTATTGAGGGAAAGTTCTTACTTTCCTATAATGACTGTTCTTTTATTAGAGAGCTATACGATGCTCCAAACATCCAGATTGAAAGCTATACCCGTATCAATAATATTAAACAACGCTATGATAATGGTGCCCAGTTTCCTGAAATACTGGTGGCAAATTATGATATGCACGAAAGGGAGATAAATTCTCCATCACAAATTAATTTATTTGAAATGAAAAATGGAATAGGAAACAAGGAGGAATTTTATAATGAAAATGATTAA
- a CDS encoding DUF6133 family protein: MIRKAIAAKVAASNNRGEGYIDTAVKILIAVVLGALLLAGLYALFGEVVMPTLEERINEMFNYAG, translated from the coding sequence ATGATAAGAAAGGCTATTGCAGCAAAGGTAGCAGCTAGTAATAACCGTGGAGAAGGATATATTGATACAGCTGTTAAGATTTTAATTGCCGTAGTTTTGGGAGCATTACTCCTTGCTGGACTTTATGCATTATTTGGTGAAGTAGTAATGCCAACATTAGAAGAGCGTATCAATGAAATGTTTAACTATGCAGGCTAA
- a CDS encoding phosphoenolpyruvate carboxykinase (ATP) produces MSTISNYSRKDIIKNNSIFSAIRTTVESTFYGNNVVKVSSLSEAYKLAKTSPGTIETDMPVYRPTELGLDEGSKILLFNDGEITGRFAGARVIIGENNVDVGKFAGIAREASFHTRYKKLYHAQVVIGLDKDFMVKAHLLIPEGYENTMYSWMLNFQYITEEYIKMYKDSVKLPEGDIYILSDPDYYPPTHPNGLALFDPQNNCALLCGMRYFGEHKKGTLTLAWGIANRNGFASCHGGIKRYNFPGNEKYTIGVFGLSGSGKSTLTHDKHDGKYDITILHDDAYVISTDDGSSVALEPSYFDKTQDYPTDHPANKYLITVQNCGVTLDDEGNKVIVTEDIRNGNGRAVKSKLWAENRVDKIEEPVDAIAWLMKDATIPPVIKINNPVLASVMGATLATKRSTAERLADNVDMNALVIEPYANPFRTYPLENDYEKFKELFANRNVECYIFNTGHFLDKKIPKEVTLKALEEIVTKKAEFKQLGDFSDIEYLEIEGFVPDTASVEYQKMWINSINYRKEFLKDMETFKAGRDKLPKESMEALEKLEKEVYD; encoded by the coding sequence ATGTCAACAATATCAAATTATAGCAGAAAAGATATAATAAAGAATAATTCTATTTTTTCTGCTATACGTACTACAGTTGAATCCACTTTTTATGGCAACAATGTGGTTAAGGTTTCTTCTTTGTCTGAAGCTTATAAATTAGCTAAAACTTCACCTGGTACTATAGAGACAGATATGCCTGTATATAGACCAACAGAATTAGGCTTAGATGAAGGTTCGAAGATACTGTTATTTAATGATGGTGAAATAACTGGTCGTTTTGCAGGTGCCAGAGTTATCATTGGTGAAAATAATGTTGATGTAGGAAAATTTGCAGGTATTGCAAGAGAAGCCTCTTTTCATACAAGATACAAGAAATTATACCATGCTCAAGTAGTCATAGGACTTGATAAGGATTTTATGGTTAAAGCACATTTACTAATTCCAGAAGGATATGAAAATACAATGTATAGTTGGATGCTCAACTTCCAATATATAACAGAAGAATATATAAAAATGTATAAGGATTCTGTAAAATTGCCAGAAGGGGATATATATATATTATCAGACCCAGACTATTATCCACCAACTCATCCAAACGGATTAGCTTTATTTGATCCTCAAAATAACTGTGCTCTTCTATGTGGTATGAGATATTTTGGAGAGCATAAAAAAGGAACATTGACTTTGGCGTGGGGTATTGCAAATAGAAATGGATTTGCATCATGTCATGGTGGTATTAAGAGATACAATTTCCCAGGGAATGAAAAATATACAATAGGTGTATTTGGACTATCTGGTTCAGGAAAATCAACTTTAACCCATGACAAACATGATGGAAAATATGATATTACAATTTTACATGATGATGCATATGTAATTTCAACTGATGATGGGTCATCAGTAGCTTTAGAGCCATCATATTTTGATAAAACTCAAGATTATCCTACAGATCATCCTGCAAATAAATATTTAATTACAGTACAAAATTGCGGTGTAACACTGGATGATGAAGGAAATAAAGTAATAGTAACTGAAGATATTAGAAATGGTAATGGTAGAGCTGTAAAATCTAAACTATGGGCAGAAAATAGAGTAGATAAAATTGAAGAACCAGTAGATGCAATTGCATGGTTGATGAAAGATGCAACAATTCCTCCAGTAATTAAAATAAATAATCCTGTACTAGCTTCTGTAATGGGTGCAACTCTTGCTACCAAAAGATCTACTGCAGAAAGATTAGCAGATAATGTTGATATGAATGCTTTAGTTATAGAACCATATGCTAACCCATTTAGAACATATCCATTGGAGAATGATTATGAAAAATTCAAGGAACTGTTTGCTAATAGAAATGTAGAGTGTTATATATTTAATACAGGACATTTTCTAGATAAGAAGATACCAAAAGAAGTTACACTAAAGGCATTAGAAGAAATAGTAACTAAAAAAGCTGAATTCAAGCAATTAGGGGACTTCTCTGATATTGAGTATCTTGAAATTGAAGGTTTTGTACCAGATACAGCATCAGTTGAATATCAAAAGATGTGGATAAATAGTATTAATTATAGAAAAGAATTTTTAAAGGATATGGAAACCTTCAAGGCTGGAAGGGACAAGCTACCTAAGGAATCCATGGAAGCTCTAGAAAAACTAGAAAAAGAAGTATACGACTAA
- the rlmD gene encoding 23S rRNA (uracil(1939)-C(5))-methyltransferase RlmD, with protein MFKDIGDIVEGEIIDFTHEGNGVLKIDNFAVFVAGGIIGDKVAVKIDEIKKNFAIGSITKLIEPSKDRVNNNYNIGSGEIPLVGYKYDRQLEWKKNKVKMDLLKFAELSNVNIHDAIGMDNPYRYRNHIQIPVGNRNGKAILGFYGRGSHNIVDMEGSILQPEIGDMILTIIREWINKYNIQAYDRRTKKGILRHIGIRTNDKNEAMVIIVTATDYLPNSSDLIQLLNTKIKGIVSIYHNINNLQSAPTYGRKYKKLYGEDRLKDHLGDLKFNISPNSFFQVNRKQAEVLYSKAIEYLDLNKEDIVFDIYSGIGTISLFIAAKSKKVYGIESVGAAIDDAKENAKLNNVNNVEFVLGNAEEMLPKLMDKGIKSNKIVVDPPRKGCEKEVLEAIIKISPERIVYVSCNSTTMARDVKILLESGYKVGEVQPVDMFPHTAHVESIILMTYCGSEGKK; from the coding sequence ATGTTTAAGGATATAGGAGATATAGTAGAGGGAGAAATAATTGATTTCACCCATGAGGGTAATGGAGTATTGAAGATTGACAATTTTGCTGTATTTGTAGCTGGAGGAATAATAGGTGATAAAGTAGCAGTGAAGATAGATGAAATTAAAAAGAATTTTGCCATAGGCTCAATAACCAAATTAATTGAGCCTTCAAAAGATAGAGTAAATAATAATTATAATATTGGAAGTGGAGAAATACCATTAGTGGGATATAAGTATGATAGGCAGCTTGAATGGAAAAAAAACAAAGTAAAAATGGATCTTCTAAAATTTGCAGAACTATCCAATGTGAATATTCATGATGCAATCGGAATGGATAATCCATATAGATATAGAAATCATATTCAAATACCTGTAGGAAATAGAAATGGAAAAGCAATATTAGGATTTTACGGAAGAGGCAGTCATAATATTGTAGATATGGAAGGTAGTATATTACAACCAGAAATTGGGGATATGATTTTAACTATTATTAGAGAATGGATAAATAAATATAATATACAAGCCTATGATAGGAGAACAAAGAAGGGAATTTTACGCCATATAGGAATTAGAACTAATGATAAAAATGAGGCTATGGTAATTATAGTGACAGCCACTGATTATTTACCAAATAGCAGTGATTTAATTCAATTGTTGAATACTAAGATAAAAGGAATTGTGAGCATTTATCATAATATCAATAATCTGCAATCAGCTCCTACATATGGGAGAAAGTATAAAAAACTTTATGGGGAAGATAGACTAAAGGATCATCTAGGAGATTTGAAATTTAACATATCTCCAAACTCTTTCTTTCAAGTGAATAGAAAGCAAGCAGAAGTATTATATAGTAAAGCTATTGAGTATTTAGACTTAAATAAAGAAGATATTGTATTTGATATTTATAGTGGAATTGGTACAATTTCATTATTTATAGCAGCTAAATCAAAGAAAGTATATGGAATAGAATCAGTAGGAGCTGCAATTGATGATGCAAAAGAAAATGCTAAATTAAATAATGTCAACAATGTAGAATTTGTATTAGGTAACGCAGAAGAAATGTTACCAAAGCTCATGGATAAAGGCATAAAATCCAACAAGATAGTAGTAGACCCACCAAGAAAAGGATGCGAAAAGGAAGTATTAGAAGCAATAATTAAGATTTCACCAGAAAGAATAGTATATGTTTCTTGTAATTCAACTACTATGGCCAGAGATGTTAAGATATTACTAGAAAGTGGATATAAGGTGGGGGAAGTTCAACCAGTTGATATGTTTCCTCATACTGCACACGTTGAGAGTATAATTCTGATGACGTATTGTGGTTCGGAGGGCAAAAAGTAG
- a CDS encoding metallophosphoesterase yields the protein MIKKKRKKLFIILVIIASIALFLYAQLNWISITKEDIYINNLPSAFNGFKILQLSDLHSKSFGNDSNGIIKKINNIEPNIIVMTGDMRTNTPDDNGEVLITLLENLNGEYPVYYVTGEHEEGKYFEDENKYMKEGTKEAYEDRLEELGVIVLNDEKVQLGNGKEVMNIYGLKEKLSGSINIDNRLSKPNSQEVNILLAHTPDHFNEYVGWGADVIFSGDKHGGLIRLPFVGGMISSDGTFFPEYDGGLYRVDDSTMVVSRGLGNYFINIRVFNRPEIVVTTLKNK from the coding sequence ATGATAAAAAAGAAAAGAAAGAAGTTATTTATAATACTTGTAATAATAGCATCAATCGCATTATTTCTTTATGCTCAACTCAACTGGATATCAATAACTAAAGAAGATATCTATATAAATAATTTACCGTCTGCTTTTAATGGATTTAAAATTTTGCAGTTGTCAGACTTGCATAGCAAATCATTTGGTAATGATAGCAATGGTATTATTAAAAAGATTAATAATATCGAACCAAATATTATTGTAATGACGGGAGATATGAGAACTAACACGCCTGATGATAATGGTGAGGTGTTAATTACTCTTTTAGAAAATCTTAACGGTGAATATCCTGTCTATTATGTAACAGGTGAGCATGAAGAAGGAAAATACTTTGAGGATGAAAATAAATATATGAAAGAAGGAACGAAAGAAGCCTACGAAGATAGACTTGAAGAACTTGGGGTTATAGTTCTTAATGATGAAAAAGTGCAATTAGGTAATGGGAAAGAAGTGATGAACATATATGGATTAAAAGAAAAGCTGAGTGGGAGTATTAATATAGATAATAGATTAAGTAAACCTAATTCACAAGAGGTAAATATTCTATTAGCTCATACACCTGATCATTTCAATGAATACGTAGGTTGGGGAGCAGATGTAATATTTTCAGGAGATAAACATGGAGGCCTAATTAGATTACCTTTTGTAGGAGGTATGATTTCGTCTGATGGCACATTTTTCCCAGAGTATGATGGTGGTTTATATAGAGTTGATGATTCTACAATGGTTGTTAGCAGAGGTCTTGGGAATTATTTTATAAATATAAGGGTTTTCAATAGACCGGAGATAGTAGTAACAACATTAAAAAATAAATAA